TTGATCTGGAGGCTCTGCACAATCCCCCGAGTATGATTTTTACTGTCACGTCATCAGCTTTGCACCCTTTATCCTTCATTTCTTCAAGTAACTCGATGCCTTCATCAACTTTACCAGCCCTACAGAAGGAATTTATTAATGTTGTATAGCCTACTACGTCTGGTGTTAGGCCTACTCCCTTCATCTCATGAAATACCTCCTTGGCATCTCCCACTCTTCCTTCCTTACAAAATCCATTCATCAAAGCTGTGTAATTAACTATATTTGGCTGACATCCATTTTTCCTCATGAATTCTATTATGTTCCTAGCTCTATCCACCTTTCCTGCACGACAAAATGCATTTATTAAGATATTGTAAGTCAATGCATCTGGCGGAATCTGATCCTTAGCAAGCATTTTCTCAAAAAGGTCAATCGCATCTTGAAGCCTTCCACAACGGCATAAGCCATCCATGAGGGTGCTGTAAGTAATCAAGTTAGGATGAGAAACTCTTGATTTTCTCATCTCTTCTACTACTACAAATGCAGCTTCAACATCCCCTTTTCTGCAATGATACTTGACCAGGATATTGAAAATGCATGTATTGGGCTTCAAATCTAGATGCTTCTGCATGTTTAAGAGAAATTCCTTCGCCAGCTCCATCTGTTTTGCTTCAATAAGCAGATTCAGACATGTGCTAATGGCATTGAGGGAAGGTTTTTCCCGAACAATAGGCAAGATTGCATCAAACATCTCTAGAACCTTGTCATGGAGAGAGGATTTGGAGTAATGCTTCATGAGATTAGTAAATATGCCTTCATGAAACTTGCAAGTTTCATATTTCATCTGATGAATAATAGCATCAACTGTTTCGAATTTCTTGCAAACAGCGAGTCTATGGAGAAGAACAGCATAGGTAGAGTTATTGTGATTGAAACCCTTCTGATCAGAAACCTTGTTAAAGATCTCCAGGGCACGTCGTGCATCCTTCTCTCGTTTTATCAAATTGACTGCAGATTCATGAGATATATACTTGCGTTTTCTTGGCACTTGTTCTGCAGTGCCATCTCTCTCGATAGGAACATCTGGCCTCAGGGAATTCCTGTTCTGGTAATGCAGAGGAGAAATCCATTGAACTGAAGATGAGAACAACCTACATGAAGAACAGAGACTGCATCTCTTGTGCCCAATAGCTTTCATCCAAGTTAACAAGACTCCAGGATCTGCGACTCAAATTCCACCTGAAGAGTTATATGCAGCTGTTAGGGTagagaaaaagaaagttatactCCATCCTAACTCTCATACATACTCCATTGGCTCAAGCCTCTACTTTATACCTCAAAAATTTGGACTAACACAACACTTTGCACCCACGTAACTATACTTTTTCAGTTTACACTGCACAATCAACATTTTTGTATTAAATTCGCAGACAATCACTTTTTGCTGCTCATTTATCCAAAATAAGACAAAATATTGAACTTACCCCGTTTTTCATGTAAAGATAAACCGTCCCCTTCTTTCCCAAATTTCATTTTATCTTGGAACCGGaaataataaaagaagaaaaaaaaagaccaTAGTAGATCTATAAAATGGAATGACATCTATGGCATTGCGAAATTGTTGCATACTTCAACTAGACCATATCAACCATTCAGATTAAAGCACCAGTCATTCACTTGAAAAATACACATTTTTTCACAAtccaaaccaacaacaacataatcccacaagtggggtctcaGGAGAGTACCTTAGGGATAAGATTGAAAAATTCACCTTCACCTCTAAGTCAAACAATTCACACAATATCAAGTAGGAATAACTAAAACAACAAATAACAATATGGCACAAAAACTTACATATGCATCGGAGCTAGACTGAAACTCAAAATGCTAAACTAACTTCCAATACTTACAAACAaattaagagaaaaataatagaaatcacTATAACATACTACTTGTGATGGTTATATTGTTTACCAGTTAATGAATTATAGAGCTTACAGAATTGATTAACTGCATCCAAGATCCTATTTTTTGCTCTTATTCAAGAAAAGGGTAAACTTAGAAGTGGATTGAAAGGTCAATTAAGATATGAATTAGCAAAAAAATtgcagaaatggagaagaaCCGGTAGAGGGATTCAGAGATGGGATTTTTTCCCGACGAGGAGGCTCAGGGTTTTTCGTTtgcaattaaaaattaattcaattttAGTTCTGGAAATATGACATCTTCTTTTTGTGATAGGACTAAATAGACAATTGGAGCAAAAAGTAATAACGTTGATTTTCTTTTCGAATGTAAAATAGATGAAATTAGTTGAATTTAAGTGAGTTAAAATAGACAGAATTAATATAACAAGAATAGTTAATAACTTGTTCAAAAGTTATTTGGATTAAAATATATTGAactaaaaataagtcaaaaaggcgaattataattcaattcgcccaattttgattaaaattataatttatttatttattctttttatgtatttaataaaaaatatatattgtaaTTATATACCACATATCAAATGaaaaaaactatattttcaAAGGATATTTTGACAAAAACTTTATGAGTTAATTGGACTATATttcagtttattttttaaatagactGAATTGAATAGGTCAAAATGAATACTTGGACCAATTAAGCTAATCATatttgtttgaggtaattttacTATCCCTGCTTACGACTATTAatgtttatttcttttttaacatAAAAGTTAAGGTAATATAGAAAATCAAAAcgaataagaaaaaaaagtacaTGATACAAGTGTacactttattttaatttttatacaatattcgtaCAAATTTAATATAGCTATAAATAGGAGTTTGCAAAAATCGAACCGATCAATaaattgaatttaaaaaatattattaggttATTGCTATTGGATTATTGGATTAACagatttttaatgattttataaaaaaaatatcggGTTATCGGTTCAATATCAATTTTTAGTATTGGGTTATTGAGTAAATCGATAACCCATTAAAACGATAGTAATGTACTACTTTActtttcataaatattatatattaatattaatttaacATAACTAGACATTATATCAGTAGACTACAGTCTTCACATTACTTCTACTTCACATTAGGACGTTTTAGTCTATACTCAGAACCTAAAGTAAAGTAAGAACTAACAATTGTTCAAGATTGTCTTGTTGAACTGCTTGATTTAAGTTTTAGTTTTACTTTGTAATTTTAACTTTTGCAAGTTCGTAAAcgtttataatttaattaacaTCAAAAATTTCATATTATGTTTTGGTTGTAACATGTAATTATAACTTTCGTACTAAATCTGTTCTTATTGATGCAATTTCTTATTATCTTTCTTGTTTCAGTATATCAAAGCATTTACAAGCTTACAATTTATTTGCTTGTTTCACTGTATTGTGCCAAATTGTTAGAGAAGTGAgaagtcatatatttattttatgagtatttGCTTATTGGGTAAATCGAAAATCGAACcgttaataattaaaaatcagTAAACAGAAAAtcgataaaaaatatcttattgatttgttattgatttagcgtatttaaaaattgaaaatcgataaaccgaatcaataatacataaaatcaaaccaaaatgGAACTGAACCGATCGATGCACACCCCTAGCAACAAATAACAAAACCACTTAAAACAATTTACATACAAATTACATGCAATatgtttttgtatttattttatatattgtgTATTTTCCTTCTATTTTCAATTGGTGTATATCTTACTTTATGCACagtgatttatatgcattaaaCATAGCATTATTATACCACCAAAAACTATCATAATCATCACTACTCCATCATATAAATGCAGAAACAATGTTCATACAAAATACTaaagatgatgaaaatgattaagGGACATTAACTAAAAGCCAGAGGAATCATCCAGCTAGTAGTAGCAACATCATTGAGAGAACAAATGATTGTAGAATGTGATGGGACTCATGGAAgatagaaggaaaaaaagagaaaaatacatGTGTGTTATTTATGCAACTATATActatttgatattttggtatgttatttctaaatatcaaatattatatcgaacaccaaaaatatttaaaaatgtataatatataCCAAATCAAATACCATAATACCAAAATCAAGGTATCAAAATTTTTGAAATGGTATGATAATTCGATATAAATCATACCATGTCCACCTCTACACATGAGCAACAATCAGAGATAGGATTTAGCATTTCATACATTCTAATCTTAATACACGTTTTAGTATTGTGTATTCAAATTCAACAGCAACAATAACATACCTAATGAATCCCACAAATGGAGTCTGTAGATGGTAGAATATACACAAACTTTATCACTACATCGTGAAAATAAAGAAGCTGTTTACGAAAGATCCTTCGCTCAAATATAACAATTCCATATACACGTCTTAGTAAAATGTGTGCATTCAAATTCACATCTTGatcttatataataaaaataaacgaCCAAAAAATATGATGTAATAGGTGAGATTGCTTCTCACTTAATCAGAATCTCAAGTTTGAACTGGGTAAGCAAAAAGTTGTTATTATTAAGGAGCGCTCCCAAATGGAATCCTATACCatacaaatttatattaatcaaactctatcataaatataaattttgaaaaataaaaataaaggaggtgttaaataaaaaagaaaggaaagtgtatTCAACTCCACGTACAAAGAAAAAGAGCATAAAagtctcctctctctctctctttcggTCTCACACATAACAGTGCTGAGAAGAATCGATTCTCTTTCGCCTAAAGTTTCTCTCTACTATACATCCATGGCGGCTCCACTTCCAGAAAATCTCAGCCGGGAACAGTACCTTTACTTAGCCAAACTCGCCGAACAAGCCGAGCGCTATGAAGAGATGGTTCAGTTCATGGACAAACTAGTCCTCAATTTCACCCCGGCCGGTGAACTCACCGTAGAGGAACGGAATCTCCTCTCCGTCGCTTACAAAAACGTGATCGGCTCTCTTCGTGCCGCCTGGCGTATTGTTTCCTCCATTGAACAGAAGGAGGAATCGCGGAAGAACGAAGAGCATGTGCATCTTGTTAAGGAGTATAGAGGTAAAGTTGAGAATGAACTTTCGCAGGTTTGTGCTGGTATACTCAAGTTGCTCGAATCAAATCTTGTTCCGTCGGCTTCTACTAGTGAATCGAAGGTGTTTTACCTTAAGATGAAAGGTGATTATTACCGGTATCTTGCTGAGTTTAAGGTTGGAGATGAGAGGAAGCACGCGGCTGAAGACACTATGAATTCTTATAAGGCTGCTCAGGTACTGTTTTGAGCTGACTTTTATTTCCTATTTTGCTGTATTTTTAGGttttgagtttgatttttaCTTGTTTTCAGATTAGGGAAAATTACATCTTGGTTTTCTTATTTACTTGTTGTGCTAGTAGGATTTTCATTGAGATCTGAAATTAATGTAGAAACTGTAGATGATTTCGATATGAATGCAGAGAACTAAATTTAGCCATTCTGATCTGGATTTTATGTATTTGCGTTGAGAATGTAGTGGAGATTGttactaataacaataaaagtGTGGAGATTGTTAAATCAGGTTTGATTTTTCTATTGCATTTTAGTTTTTGTGTCAAATACTTATATATTAATCTTACTACTGTAATTGAAACTTTGAGAAATGAATTGTTTAGCTGGAGGTTAAAGATGATGTGACATTGGACCTCTGGGGCAAACTGCATCTTTATCTTCCTAGTTTCTTATTGTGATAGCAGGATTTATGTTGAGATGGGGATTAAGCATCATGAGACTGTAGCTAGATATCAAGATGAATACAGTTTTAGCCATTTCTAATATGTGTTTAATCAGTGATATGTGTTTTTAAGCTGCAGCTTAAGATGTTCCTTTGCATTATTATCCTTGACTTTGAAAGAGATTTATGTGTAAATGTATTAATCTATTTTTATAGAGGAAATCATAGGTACAAGTACGGCAACTAAGAGAACAAGGGACAGAACTTTGTGATCTGCAGATTGTAGCCTCCTTACTCTGTTATTTCTAAGCAATGTCACTTTTATTGTGTGATGTTTCATATTTGTATCAGATGAAGTGTCATTTCCATCCAAGAAGGGTCTTTCAACACCAAATTGTTTTGATGCTTGTTTGAAATTAAAGAATGAACTGAATTGATAAATAAGTCCTTGTTGTGCGAAGTTAGAAGATCGGTTGTAGACTGGTCAGTGTTTGTAAATGTCCAAGGATTTTTGCATTAATAAGACTTACACCAATTCAGTTGTAGTTGTGTCATTGATGTAGTTAGGAACACTCCAGGACCAATTCTTTTGACTTGGGTTGGCTGTATGAATCACAAAATTAACTTCACATGCAAAGGCTTTCTAATTATGCTGCACATTTTTAGACACTATATAAAGGAGGTTAGCCTGATTGCTACCAGGAGTTTTCAGTTCTCTCTGTTTTTGCTCCTTCTGGATCTTGATGAactataatttcaaaaaaagttTAGTCTGGTGTGCGACATCTGTTCTACAGTTGGTCAAATCTTGTATGTTCATTTTTTTGCATTTCATTTTGTATACAGATTTCGATCGTATGGTTGGAAAATTCAGTTTCACTGATTCTTTCCTGCCTTTGTTGTCATTGAAGGAAATTGCCCTGACAGATCTGCCTCCAACACATCCCATAAGGCTGGGTCTTGCACTTAATTTCTCCGTCTTCTACTTTGAGATACTGAACTCATCTGACAAAGCTTGCAGTATGGCAAAACAGGTAAATTTTAGTGTTTCTGCTGCAGATATGATGTAAAATTTATATGCTTCATGTGCAGTTTTTATATGTTCTAAGCAGGTTGGACTGTTGTTTTAGCTTTGACTAATAAAAGAGCCATTGAATAAACTTGGGAAAGGGCAACTGAATAATGTAAGTGAAAGATGGAGAATGGAAGGCCAAGGGGGgtggggggggggagggggggactCAGGGAGAAGGAAGTGATTAGAGCTATTAGATAAGGGAGAATTGATGGATGGTTAAATGGATGGATAGGATGAAAGACTACGAGGCAAAGACAGATGAACCCAAGTGCTTTAGGGAAAGTGGGTTGACAACTTAATATAAGAGAGATGACAGTAGGATAAGTTATTTAAAAGCAATATGGAGAAATGATCTGCTTTGGTGTGTGTTCTTCTTCAAAAGTTTTCATAGTCTTTAGTCAAGAACTAGTGTACTGTTAAAATGTTGGTGAAGTTAGTAATTGACGACAGTCCTACTAACCCATTTAGTTTTGGCTGTAAACTGATTTATAATCAAGGTTAACCTAAAGTGCTAGTTGGCTACGAACATGAGCCTTGTATTTGCTCCTCTTGAAATTGAAGCTAACCTGCAGATTGAACATTTAGGTTTTATCATCAATCTCTATAGTATCTATATTATGCTTACGCATGCCAATTGATCTAGTTATGTTAAGAGCGATCCATATCTTTGCATTTGGGATGATTTTTTTGGTCTTACTTGTTTAGGCATTTGAGGAAGCCATCGCTGAGCTGGACACTTTAGGTGAAGAATCATACAAGGATAGCACCCTCATAATGCAACTCCTACGAGACAATCTCACACTTTGGACCTCAGATGCTCAGGTAGGTGCTTCTGTTGAAAGTTGCCATTACAAGCCACCATCAAATGCACACACGTACTATAACTCTGAAGCTTGATGTTATTACTTAATAAAACCTTCTTTAATTGTTGCCATGTGCATAATGCAGGATCAATTGGATGAATCTTGATTGGCATGCTTACTCATCGTCTCTTTTTAGGAATGGGCTCTAAATGTCGTTTGCTTTATTGTGCTGACTTATTGTATAAGAAAAAAGACAGCTTCTCTTGACATGTTATGTTTGATGTTTGACTTGTGGTGGTTTGGTACTTGGAAATCCAGTTGTTAAATTTGCCATATTTGCTGCATTTCTTTTGCTTTGGTAATAGTTACTGGCTTTagatattttctcttttctcatTGCAATCAAACCTTAGTACTGTGTAAGCACGAGGGTATAAGAAAAAACTAAATGGGTGTGCTTTCTAGGAATTCTTGATGATGAGATATTTTCTACACTGTCAAGAATGACCATTCTACAACTTCCATGACGATGAGATATTTTCTGCATGTTGAGGACTTGAAGACTTTTGGTTGAATAATTGAGGACGTTTCAAAAAGTATCATGAAAATGGGATACACATCTTTGGTGCTATTGGAAACTTTTGATAGCGTCATCCAATGgctaaaagtaaaaaatatagtagctcttttgATGTTGCTAAACGTAAAAGCAAATAAATCTGAGTGATCATGCTATGATGACTAGAGAATATGCAACTGCTAGAAGAGCTGAGTTAGTTAATTTTCGTATTAAATTATCAAACTTCCACAAATCTTAAATCCCACTTCGACTTAATAATTTGGTTTCAACTTCGAATGTTGTCCATAAGTACCGTGAATATGTTAATTCAACGTTGATGCAAACGAACTTACCTGAATATTAGTTATCCAATCATAATCCACTCGAAACCGAGAATACCAAAGTACCCATAAGCTCATGAAGGTCTCGTTCTTTCACCATATATACAAGAAGCAACGCCCAAAATCATCCAAGAATGTATGATAAGATACTATTAAAGAGAGATATAAGACCTCACATCAAGAGTTAAGACTAACGACGCAGTTTAAGTAACAAGTACTTAAGACAGAAAATACCAAATAACATGGATATTTGTCTCCGACTCTTACTAAGTTACAGGCTCAAGGTAGAACAAGCTTTTCTTGGCTTTTATTCATTTATCCCTTGTGCTGTTCTTCAGCCATTCTAGGTACTGTGGACTGCCACCAACTATGGGCATGGCAATCACTTCAGGAACACTGCAAGAAACAACCAAGAAAAGGATCAAAATAATCTAAGCGCACTCTCTCCATGCTCATTCCCCTCTTTTGAGGGATTAACAGTTAGTGAAGATAGCAAATAGCTTATGCCCCTAAGACCAAGCATGAATGTAAAAATTTTGGAGCAGAAACTGCAGGTTCATGGACTGGTACAAAGAAAAACGTATAACAAATGTCATGTCAAATTAGGTCTTGGGCCTAACTCACACTCCAAAAGCTAGCTTAGAGGAAGGAGGATTGCCCAAGCCTTATAAAGAGTTCAGGGTTCTCGTTGAGGTCCGAATGTGGGATCATTCTCATCACAAACACATTATTATACATGAAAAAATTGTCTTCCTCCTAAGTCTCTTTTTAACATTGGAAACAGGAATTCAAAAAAGATGATCTGTGCCAGGTTTGTCTAAACAATGCAGAAAATAAGATGGTTGAACATTAAATGACAAGTTACAAACTGAAGAAGTACCGATGTCATAATTGGCAGAAAGAAAAAGAACCAAAGATGCAAGGACTTACTCATATTCATGGTTGGCCTTCACGTGCTCCGTAAGAGCCTCTAAAAGGGATTCCCTGGTTTTGATTATAAGCAGCTCTTCAGAATCGGTCTGAACCtattaacaaaaacaaaaacaaaaagcaaAACTATTCTTAGGAAACAACGCGACACACATAGTGATTAGTGTATCAAGAAATGTTGATTCCAAACAGTCCTTTGAAGAAGAGTCTTACCTCTCCTTGCCACTCGTAAACTGATTCAACGCCTGCACACACAGCATATAAATTCACTTATGCATCCACAAGTTTCTTGATGTACTAGTCATAGCCGTAACATGTTAACTTAGAAAAGAAGACTAATGACTCCACCAACGAATGTATTAATTTTAGCTTGAATTTGAGTAACTCTGCAACCAAGAAGTCTCCTACACATGTAAGGGAATGCTGAGAGCGAAATA
This region of Solanum dulcamara chromosome 9, daSolDulc1.2, whole genome shotgun sequence genomic DNA includes:
- the LOC129904284 gene encoding pentatricopeptide repeat-containing protein At5g18475, with product MKAIGHKRCSLCSSCRLFSSSVQWISPLHYQNRNSLRPDVPIERDGTAEQVPRKRKYISHESAVNLIKREKDARRALEIFNKVSDQKGFNHNNSTYAVLLHRLAVCKKFETVDAIIHQMKYETCKFHEGIFTNLMKHYSKSSLHDKVLEMFDAILPIVREKPSLNAISTCLNLLIEAKQMELAKEFLLNMQKHLDLKPNTCIFNILVKYHCRKGDVEAAFVVVEEMRKSRVSHPNLITYSTLMDGLCRCGRLQDAIDLFEKMLAKDQIPPDALTYNILINAFCRAGKVDRARNIIEFMRKNGCQPNIVNYTALMNGFCKEGRVGDAKEVFHEMKGVGLTPDVVGYTTLINSFCRAGKVDEGIELLEEMKDKGCKADDVTVKIILGGLCRASRSSEAFDMLEKLPYDGVHLRKESYRIVLNFLCKEGDLEKAMELLGLMLARRFVPHFATSNELIVQLCEAGKAADAALALFGLLEMGFKPEPQTWGMLIDVICRERKLLPAFQLLDELILQ
- the LOC129902590 gene encoding 14-3-3 protein 10 is translated as MAAPLPENLSREQYLYLAKLAEQAERYEEMVQFMDKLVLNFTPAGELTVEERNLLSVAYKNVIGSLRAAWRIVSSIEQKEESRKNEEHVHLVKEYRGKVENELSQVCAGILKLLESNLVPSASTSESKVFYLKMKGDYYRYLAEFKVGDERKHAAEDTMNSYKAAQEIALTDLPPTHPIRLGLALNFSVFYFEILNSSDKACSMAKQAFEEAIAELDTLGEESYKDSTLIMQLLRDNLTLWTSDAQDQLDES